One Bacillus amyloliquefaciens DSM 7 = ATCC 23350 DNA window includes the following coding sequences:
- a CDS encoding phage tail family protein has translation MELYIDYDNGLGEQSLSNLLPYFKLVSFLPESPNIERETAKVHRINGVVLPQHPRDVTYKERDIKVEIHIDSIIAENFYQYRHELYAALVKPFPYYISTDLLPNRRFKVTCDGNFSVPKEKEKNFNTFEVPFLNVNGVAESKTTSLTAQNFSGEHWSPGMNIQEVDSLQYSFANQKTFSVYNTGGVMINPMEHDYNVYLYAAGKNVSIINHTNGEKLTIEETLKKSQKVSFIKQYTVIDKKTLKTSGRLPGLEIGWNEFEIQNTSDFKITFDTRFYYP, from the coding sequence ATGGAGTTATATATAGATTATGACAATGGGTTGGGGGAGCAAAGTTTATCTAATTTGCTTCCCTATTTTAAATTGGTGAGCTTTTTACCTGAGTCGCCAAACATTGAGCGGGAAACGGCCAAGGTCCACAGAATAAACGGTGTTGTCTTGCCGCAGCATCCCAGAGACGTTACGTATAAAGAGCGTGATATAAAGGTTGAAATCCATATCGACTCAATAATTGCAGAAAATTTCTATCAGTATCGGCATGAACTGTATGCGGCTCTTGTAAAGCCGTTCCCTTATTATATTTCCACTGACCTGCTGCCCAATCGACGTTTTAAGGTTACTTGTGACGGCAATTTCAGTGTGCCGAAAGAAAAGGAAAAGAACTTCAACACGTTCGAGGTTCCTTTCTTAAATGTAAATGGTGTCGCGGAATCGAAAACCACGTCTTTGACGGCTCAAAATTTCAGCGGCGAGCATTGGAGCCCGGGCATGAATATCCAGGAGGTGGACAGCCTTCAATATTCATTTGCCAATCAAAAGACATTCAGCGTATACAATACGGGCGGCGTTATGATCAATCCTATGGAGCATGATTATAACGTCTATTTGTATGCTGCTGGGAAAAATGTTTCCATTATCAACCACACTAATGGCGAAAAGCTCACCATTGAAGAAACGTTGAAGAAGTCGCAGAAGGTTTCATTTATCAAGCAATATACTGTCATTGATAAAAAGACGCTCAAAACCTCCGGGCGGCTTCCGGGGCTTGAGATCGGTTGGAATGAGTTCGAAATACAGAATACAAGTGATTTTAAAATCACATTTGACACAAGATTTTACTATCCATAA
- a CDS encoding phage tail spike protein: MANADFINEIAVDAQRIYKKYNILASLIIAQGCLESAWGQSALAQEGKNLFGIKGTYNGKYVLMWTTEYDNSGTPTRVKAKFRKYPSWYESLQDLAKIYINGTSWDPNLYKAVIGETDYKKATAAVQKAGYATDPNYATKLNSIILTYKLTQYDNIDGLPDEPDNPDNPDPEPSPSFPSKEYAGKDVTLNKKLPADVYFPQLHVSSKDGGQVVEITGVSVDLTDDRTGKKSFTFTIGRTPDNGIEFDLLTTDNILYLDEKKFRHQKYYITDVELDQQNGVLTKTVSASHVFSVLLVNNRVDDSVTKKLTIKEAFDIALKGTDFQYIFETPESEFPSAEQEGFGDKNSTELVDEIIEDYGPELDVDNYKIHVYKKMGSRINFTLDSRYNMPGIKIKTNSQNSTTRAWGYGALKKGSSADDKNPKYEFEPILYIHPDEEKFLLDGKPRWAEPIKDERYKKSSRMVSALKKHVNPYPEMTVEANFQYIYEPKLLDIQQDFWKGDTIHVIADTAEGITYEDDVRVLSIKYDPLNPYGSPELTFANFRKDIQDIAVSQAKQIRDQKRYMDALYKTLI; this comes from the coding sequence ATGGCAAACGCAGATTTTATAAATGAGATCGCAGTAGATGCACAGCGGATTTATAAGAAATACAATATTCTTGCCTCTCTAATCATCGCGCAAGGATGTCTGGAAAGTGCCTGGGGTCAAAGTGCATTGGCTCAAGAGGGAAAGAACCTTTTCGGGATTAAGGGCACATATAACGGAAAGTATGTCCTGATGTGGACAACGGAGTATGATAACAGCGGCACCCCCACTCGTGTTAAAGCGAAATTCAGAAAATATCCTTCCTGGTATGAGTCGCTGCAGGATTTAGCCAAGATTTATATAAACGGGACCAGCTGGGACCCTAACCTATATAAAGCAGTCATTGGGGAGACGGATTATAAAAAGGCAACTGCGGCTGTTCAGAAAGCGGGTTATGCGACGGACCCCAATTACGCAACAAAGCTAAACAGCATCATTTTAACGTATAAGCTAACTCAATACGATAATATAGACGGCTTACCAGATGAGCCGGATAACCCGGACAATCCTGACCCGGAGCCGAGCCCTTCTTTCCCTAGTAAAGAGTATGCGGGGAAGGATGTCACGCTCAACAAAAAGCTGCCAGCAGATGTCTATTTCCCACAATTGCATGTATCTTCAAAAGATGGGGGGCAGGTAGTAGAAATAACGGGCGTGTCAGTCGATCTGACAGACGATAGGACAGGGAAGAAGTCTTTTACCTTTACGATAGGGAGAACGCCGGATAACGGCATTGAATTCGATTTATTGACTACTGATAACATACTTTATCTTGATGAAAAAAAGTTCCGCCACCAAAAATATTACATTACAGATGTGGAACTCGATCAACAAAATGGGGTGTTAACAAAGACAGTAAGTGCAAGTCATGTCTTTTCCGTTCTGCTGGTCAATAATCGGGTGGATGATTCAGTCACAAAGAAATTAACGATTAAAGAGGCTTTTGATATCGCTCTTAAAGGGACTGATTTTCAATACATCTTTGAAACGCCTGAAAGTGAGTTCCCAAGCGCGGAACAGGAGGGCTTTGGGGATAAAAATTCCACCGAGTTGGTGGATGAAATCATAGAGGATTACGGGCCAGAGCTTGACGTAGATAATTACAAAATTCATGTCTATAAAAAAATGGGGTCCCGTATCAACTTTACCTTGGACTCACGCTATAATATGCCGGGCATTAAGATCAAGACTAATTCTCAAAACAGCACCACGCGGGCATGGGGATATGGGGCGTTAAAAAAGGGCAGTAGTGCCGATGACAAAAACCCGAAATATGAATTCGAGCCCATCTTATACATTCATCCTGATGAAGAGAAGTTCCTGCTTGATGGAAAGCCACGCTGGGCCGAGCCCATAAAGGACGAGCGGTATAAAAAGTCCAGCCGCATGGTTTCGGCTTTGAAAAAGCATGTGAACCCGTATCCGGAAATGACCGTTGAGGCGAATTTCCAATACATTTATGAGCCGAAGCTTTTAGACATTCAGCAGGACTTCTGGAAAGGTGACACCATCCATGTGATAGCGGACACCGCCGAGGGCATCACCTACGAGGATGATGTTCGGGTACTGTCTATCAAATATGATCCTCTTAACCCGTACGGAAGCCCTGAACTCACGTTTGCGAATTTCAGAAAAGACATCCAGGACATAGCAGTCAGCCAAGCGAAGCAAATACGAGATCAAAAAAGATATATGGATGCATTATATAAGACGCTCATTTGA
- a CDS encoding peptidase G2 autoproteolytic cleavage domain-containing protein, with protein sequence MVQLIKDYNTTRNSTYSAQLRSDMQNIENVLNKVDDDMKRHRTGVAVHDSSQVTHDGYTVENRLKNLFARFANLVLNHDGKDVKEVVDSRVTTDGEIAATLKDRLDREFSKLDRKIKRVVNVDDFGADPTGKTDSTEAFKKAFGTGKVQVVMSAGIYVVKGLKIPSWVRLVGQGIGVTFLILNDETPASEWVITNADYEKGNRNIHVEGFSTDWNRERQGGLRATGGQHSTCVAFANSKFIWIKNIENMNPALHGIDITAPTYDHLPDTKYTKDGCKYVWIDGCVNSGYGDDGITTHYSEYIFISNCHCTNPTGLAHAAGKANSNGIEIDDGSKHVWLLNNYTEGNIRGVEVKAHTEWPASQNVHILGHVSYRDVRAYDLRHIGHHKAEDPESTTAYDVTLTDCTAIEPVFNDLYEGISPRALVVSAYKNVQIVNFTAIGDPDYDYKNGPMVAFQYRSRYITVNGIKMRGFRKASHDIRVIGGPQKSDYVKISNFDILDSAPVGIGLGGGVYHTNLINGSLIGKNGSAGIESPNNQTTIVGVETAGYKVSARLAGREYSTIPTRVKGGFMGGNTSGSALHEASAILGSTGDNVAKGPANVLLGVRGGSTTEGSRQALIAVNNCHTKGDGNSRAILASQGVINDNRYCVRGGYGTGSASTKNTRWELDSSGGHIRGTGRVESVSDFKDFAEYFESVDGKKIDSSYLVALEGEKIRKAEKGDKILGVVSETAGLVLGGAAFYWNDQYVRNEFGGTVYETVFHGGEEIRIPKLNPDYDPSLEYVPRDSRDEWHVIGLIGQVFVRIDETVAVGDSVSAIGGIATKAESGGYGTVMRIKSPYNAEKGYGVAQMIVTPQH encoded by the coding sequence ATGGTTCAACTCATTAAAGATTACAACACGACGCGCAACTCAACATATTCGGCCCAACTGCGGAGCGATATGCAAAATATTGAAAATGTATTAAATAAAGTGGATGACGACATGAAGCGCCATCGGACAGGGGTTGCTGTTCATGATTCTTCACAAGTTACACATGATGGGTACACCGTCGAAAACCGTTTGAAAAATCTGTTTGCGCGCTTTGCTAACCTTGTGCTGAATCACGACGGCAAAGATGTAAAAGAAGTCGTGGATTCCCGCGTAACGACGGATGGAGAAATTGCCGCAACATTGAAAGACAGGCTCGATAGGGAATTCAGCAAGCTCGACAGGAAAATCAAACGCGTTGTAAACGTTGATGACTTCGGGGCTGACCCAACCGGAAAAACAGACAGCACGGAAGCATTTAAGAAGGCATTCGGAACGGGTAAGGTGCAGGTTGTTATGTCAGCTGGCATTTACGTCGTGAAAGGTTTGAAAATCCCTTCCTGGGTTCGTTTGGTCGGCCAGGGAATCGGCGTTACATTCTTGATTTTGAATGATGAAACACCGGCCTCAGAATGGGTCATCACGAATGCTGACTATGAAAAAGGCAATCGAAACATTCACGTTGAAGGATTTTCAACAGACTGGAACCGAGAGCGGCAGGGAGGTTTAAGGGCGACAGGCGGGCAGCATTCCACATGTGTTGCCTTTGCAAATTCAAAGTTCATTTGGATTAAAAATATAGAAAACATGAACCCGGCACTTCACGGCATTGATATAACAGCGCCAACCTATGACCATCTGCCGGATACCAAGTATACAAAAGACGGCTGCAAATATGTTTGGATTGATGGCTGCGTTAACTCAGGGTATGGGGATGACGGGATAACAACCCATTACAGTGAATATATTTTCATCTCAAACTGCCATTGCACAAACCCGACAGGCCTCGCACATGCCGCGGGAAAGGCTAATTCAAATGGTATTGAGATTGACGACGGTTCTAAACATGTGTGGTTGCTCAACAACTACACAGAAGGAAATATCCGAGGCGTTGAAGTTAAGGCGCATACTGAGTGGCCGGCTTCTCAGAATGTTCATATTCTCGGCCACGTTTCATATCGGGACGTGCGGGCCTATGATCTGCGGCATATCGGCCACCATAAAGCCGAAGACCCGGAGAGCACCACAGCATATGACGTGACGCTGACAGACTGTACCGCAATAGAGCCGGTCTTCAACGATCTATATGAAGGGATAAGCCCGCGGGCTTTGGTTGTGTCTGCTTATAAAAACGTTCAGATTGTCAATTTTACCGCGATCGGAGACCCTGACTATGATTATAAAAACGGCCCAATGGTTGCGTTTCAGTATCGCAGCAGGTACATCACAGTTAATGGGATTAAAATGAGAGGGTTCAGAAAGGCTTCGCATGACATCCGAGTGATCGGCGGCCCGCAAAAATCCGATTATGTGAAAATCTCAAACTTTGACATTCTCGACTCTGCTCCTGTGGGCATTGGTCTGGGCGGCGGTGTGTATCATACGAATCTCATAAATGGATCCCTGATCGGGAAAAACGGCTCTGCCGGGATTGAATCCCCGAACAATCAGACAACCATTGTAGGTGTAGAGACGGCCGGTTATAAGGTGTCCGCAAGATTGGCCGGCAGAGAGTACAGCACTATCCCGACAAGAGTTAAAGGTGGATTTATGGGCGGCAATACTTCCGGATCAGCTCTGCATGAAGCAAGCGCCATTTTGGGAAGCACAGGCGACAATGTCGCTAAAGGTCCCGCCAACGTCCTGCTGGGTGTCAGGGGCGGCTCAACAACCGAGGGGTCACGTCAAGCGCTAATAGCCGTCAATAACTGCCACACAAAAGGTGACGGCAACTCAAGGGCTATTCTTGCATCTCAGGGGGTTATCAACGATAACAGATACTGTGTCAGGGGCGGTTATGGGACAGGAAGCGCCTCAACAAAAAATACGAGATGGGAACTTGATTCGTCAGGCGGCCATATTCGCGGCACAGGGCGAGTGGAGAGCGTCTCAGACTTCAAAGACTTCGCGGAGTATTTTGAGTCTGTTGACGGTAAGAAGATTGATTCTAGTTATCTCGTTGCGCTAGAAGGCGAAAAGATTCGAAAAGCGGAAAAAGGGGACAAGATTCTCGGAGTTGTTTCCGAAACTGCGGGCCTGGTGCTCGGCGGTGCTGCGTTTTATTGGAACGATCAGTACGTAAGAAACGAATTCGGGGGCACAGTTTACGAAACAGTTTTCCACGGCGGCGAAGAAATCCGCATCCCTAAGCTTAATCCAGACTACGACCCTTCTCTCGAATATGTGCCGCGTGACTCTCGGGACGAATGGCATGTCATCGGCCTGATTGGCCAAGTCTTTGTCAGGATTGACGAAACAGTGGCCGTAGGGGACAGCGTATCAGCAATTGGCGGCATCGCGACTAAAGCAGAAAGCGGAGGCTATGGAACTGTTATGAGAATCAAGTCCCCGTATAATGCGGAAAAAGGATACGGAGTAGCTCAAATGATCGTTACGCCGCAGCACTAA